Proteins encoded together in one Psilocybe cubensis strain MGC-MH-2018 chromosome 8, whole genome shotgun sequence window:
- a CDS encoding Transcriptional repressor tup11 has product MVLDSPSGREDSTEHFTTTNISTWQCRVLPHFSSDGKYLATGSNWHAQISDVATQEKVCILKHGLENQLGDNYVRGVRFSPDGQYLATASEDKTINDIASKRIRATYVAHQSEVALDYSADGCILASASRDATVCIWNCDSAESKVFRDPDNSDAQSGYTCVAISPNGSWVSARSLDGTVRKWDIMNGQLVLSLCGHQDSVYNLTYQDNGNALVSASLDKTLKRWDISWLNTASTVVPSLPGSIPCVKTLTGHDYVLSSAKSKDDR; this is encoded by the exons ATGGTTCTTGATTCACCATCCGGGCGCGAAGACAGTACTGAACATTTCACTACTACAAATATTTCCACATGGCAG TGTCGTGTGTTGCCGCACTTCTCGAGCGACGGTAAATACTTGGCGACGGGTAGCAACTGGCATGCACAAATATCCGACGTAGCGACCCAGGAAAAAGTTTG CATTCTGAAACATGGCCTGGAAAACCAACTAGGTGATAACTACGTTCGTGGAGTACGCTTCAGTCCTGATGGTCAATATCTGGCAACGGCGTCCGAGGATAAGACAATCAAT GACATTGCAAGCAAGCGTATTCGCGCTACATATGTTGCCCACCAATCAGAAGTTGCCCTAGACTACTCTGCAGACGGTTGtatccttgcatcagcgtccAGAGACGCCACAGTTTGTATCTGGAACTGTGACAGCGCGGAATCGAAAGTTTTCAGAGACCCGGATAATTCTGATGCTCAGTCGGGCTACACATGCGTTGCCATCTCGCCCAACGGTAGCTGGGTCTCGGCAAGAAGCCTAGATGGCACGGTGAGAAAATGGGACATCATGAACGGCCAGCTGGTGCTCAGCCTTTGTGGTCACCAAGACAGCGTTTATAACTTAACATATCAGGACAATGGAAATGCTCTAGTGAGCGCAAGCCTGGACAAAACACTCAAACGCTGGGATATCAGCTGGTTAAACACTGCCTCTACAGTTGTCCCATCCTTGCCGGGGTCCATTCCTTGCGTAAAAACTCTGACAGGCCATGACTACGTGCTCAGCTCTGCAAAATCCAAAGATGATCGGTGA